The sequence below is a genomic window from Dyadobacter chenwenxiniae.
CAGCCACAGGACCGATGCCCATAATGCGCGGGTCAACACCTGCGGTTGCATAGGAAAGCATTTTCGCGATCGGTTTCAGGTTGAGTTCCTCCACCATTTTCTCCGACATGACCATTACAAATGCTGCCCCATCGGAAGTTTGCGAAGAATTTCCTGCCGTTACTGTTCCGCCAGCTGCAAAAACGGGTTTCAATTTATTAAGTGCTTCCAAAGTTGTGTCCGCGCGCGGCCCTTCATCCTGGCTTACTACTGTTTCCTTTGTTTTCTTTTTCCCGGAAGCAGCATCGAAATAGGTCTCCTTTACGGTTACAGGCACAATTCCATCAGCGAACCAGCCTTCTTTTTGCGCCCTCAATGCTTTTTGGTGTGAGCTGAAAGCAAATTCATCCTGCTTTTCACGGCTGATATTAAAGTCTTTGGCAACCTGTTCGGCTGTCAGGCCCATACTTAAATAATAGTCTGGGTTTGTGTGTGCAATGTCATAGTTCAATGCTGTTTTCCAGCCCATTGTAGGAACGAGCGACATGGATTCTGTTCCGCCTGCAATGATGCAATCGGCCATTCCAGCATGTATTTTGGCGGATGCCATCGCAATGGCTTCCACGCCGCTGCCGCAATAACGGTTGATCGTAATTCCTGAAACGTTTTTTGGAAGCGCCAGCAATGCTACATAACGGCCCATCTGCATGCCTTGTTCGGCCTCAGGAACCGCATTTCCCACAATGACGTCGTCCACACGTGCAGGATCCAGGCCAGGAATTTTTTCAAGCAAATATTTGATAACAGTTGCTCCAAGGTCATCAGGGCGGGTGAAACGGAAACCTCCTCGTGAAGCTTTTCCGACTGCACTGCGGTAACCGGCAACTATGTATGCATTCATAATGTCTGATTTTAATTTGAAGTAAATCACAGGCATTTGACGATTAGTATGCCTGCATACCATTTGTAAAAATAGCAATTAATCATAAAACAACAAACCACCGGAATTTGTTTTCCGGTGGTTTGCAATTACCAAGTCTTTACTGATGGAATCTTTACTTTTTTAGGCGGAATACCTGTTTCCTTCCAATGGTTTGGGTCTTCTGGCACCGTCCGGCATGACGATCCACAGGACAATGTAAAACAGGATGATCGGGAAAGTGACGGGGATAAAAACACCAAGGACGAAAAGTACTCGGACAATCGTTACATCTATGTCCAGGTAATCGGCGATCCCGGCTGCAACTCCACCTAAAACTTTACTATTTGTATTGCGGAATAATCTGTTGTTGTTCATGGCTATGGCTATTTATTTTTGTTTGATGATTTAAAGGTACTATGTATTGCATAGTAGTTGAAATTATTTGGTATAAACGGTTCTGAGACCTGAGTATGGGCGCTAGATTTGGTTGAGCAAACGGCAAAAAGGATTAGAGTTACATTAGGATTCTTAGGATTGATATACAATACTATTTGCAATGAATTACCTTTGAGCTTGAAATTGATAGCTTTGCTGACAATCTGACACGGTTAATCAGGCAGGCGCAATTATTTTTCTGTAAATGATCGGTTAAAACATATACTAAAATCATGTTTAAAATATTTTCAAAGCTGTTCGGCACAAAATCAGAACGGGATTTAAAAGAGTTAACTCCGTACGTTGATAAAGTCAATGCCGAATACGTGCTCCTGGCTTCCTTAACCCATGACGACCTACGGGCACAATCCGAAGGTCTGAAACAACATATTGCCGACAACCTGAAATCCATTGACGATCAGATTGCTGTTTTAAGACAACAGGCTGCTGATGAGCCTAATGTGGACAGCAAAGAAGCGATTTTCAAAAAAATTGATGCGCTGGACCTGGATCGTAATAAAGAACTTGAGCGGATTCTTTTGGATATTTTACCAAAAGCCTTTGCCATTGTAAAAGAAACAGCCCGCCGTTTTAAAGAGAATGACAGGCTGGAAGTTACCGCTTCCTTCTTCGACAGGGAAGTGGCTACCAGAAAGTCACATGTTGTCATTGAAGGTGACAAGGCTTATTGGAATACAACCTGGGATGTAATTGGTCAGCCTATTAAATGGAATATGCTGCATTATGATGTGCAGCTGATCGGTGGTGTGGTTCTGCACCAGGGTAAAATCTCCGAAATGGCGACCGGGGAAGGTAAAACGCTTGTTGCAACCCTTCCTGCTTTTCTTAATGCATTGGCTGGAAATGGCGTTCACATTGTAACAGTGAACGATTATCTGGCAAAACGTGATGCGGAATGGAACGCACCGCTTTTCGAATTCCACGGCATGAGCGTTGATTGTATCGACCGCCACCAGCCCAACACCATTGCCCGCAGGAATGCATACAAAGCTTCGCTAACCTACGGAACCAACAATGAATTCGGTTTTGACTATCTGCGTGACAACATGTCACGGACACCGGAGGAGCTTGTCCAGCGCAAGCACCATTTCGCAATGGTGGATGAGGTTGACTCCGTGTTGATTGACGATGCACGTACGCCATTGATTATCAGCGGGCCGGTTCCGCGCGGAGACGAACAGGAATATTTGGAGTTGAAACCACGTGTATCCAGGATCGTTGAGGCGCAGAAAAAGCTGGCGATGGATTTCCTAAATGATGCCAGAAAGAAAATTGCAGCCGGTGATAAAAAAGAAGGCGCACTTTCCCTGTTCCGCGCACATCGCGGGATGCCAAAATATAAACCTTTGATCAAATACCTGAGTGAATCAGGAATTAAGGCGCTGATGCAGGAATCGGAATCGATTTATCTTGCGGAAAACCAGAAGCTGATGCCGGTGGCCGATGAGCCGCTCTACTTCACGATCGACGAGCGTCATAACAGCATTGAATTAACTGAAAAAGGGATTGATTTCCTTACCGGCGAATCCGAAGAGACCAACTTCTTTATCCTACCCGACATTGCTGTTGATTTGGATGCAATTGAAAAAGATGCATCACTGAATGAGCAGGAACGCATTATCAGAAAAGAAGCATTAATCCGCGATTACTCTGTTAAAACTGCCCGTATCCACACTGTTAACCAACTTTTGAAAGCGTTCACGCTTTTCGAAAAAGACGTGGAATATGTGATCATGGACGGAAAGGTTAAGATCGTTGATGAGCAAACTGGTCGTATTATGGATGGCCGTCGTTACTCTGACGGTTTGCACCAGGCGATTGAAGCAAAGGAGAATGTGCGTGTTGAAGATGCGACGCAGACTTACGCGACGGTTACCTTGCAAAATTACTTCCGTATGTATCATAAGCTGGCCGGTATGACCGGAACAGCGGAGACTGAGGCAGGTGAATTCTGGGAAATCTATAAACTGGACGTGGTTTCGATCCCTACCAATGTCAATGCGGTTCGGAAAGATCATGAAGATAAAGTCTATCGTTCGGTTCGTGAAAAATACAATGCAGTAACAGACGAAATCGTGGAGCTTGTGGAAGCCGGACGGCCTGTTTTGGTGGGTACGACTTCGGTTGAAAATTCCGAGATTATCAGCCGGATGCTTACATTGAGAAAAATCCAGCACCAGGTTTTGAATGCCAAACAACACCAGCGTGAGGCGGAAGTTGTGACGGAAGCCGGTAAACCCGGAACTGTGACCATTGCCACCAACATGGCCGGTCGTGGAACAGACATTAAGCTGACGCCGGAAGCCAAAAAATCAGGTGGACTTGCCATTATTGGTACGGAACGCCACGAAAGCCGTCGCGTCGACAGGCAGCTGCGCGGCCGTTCCGGTCGTCAGGGTGACCCGGGTTCATCGCAATTCTTTGTTTCGTTGGAAGATAACCTGATGCGTTTGTTCGGCTCCGACCGGATGGCGAAGGTGATGGACAGAATGGGATTGGAAGAAGGCGAAGTGATCCAAAGCGGAATGATTACCAAATCCATTGAACGTGCGCAGAAAAAGGTTGAGGAAAACAACTTCGGCATGCGGAAGCGTCTTTTGGAATATGATGACGTCATGAACTATCAGCGTGATGCCATTTATACACGTCGCCGCAATGCATTGTTCGGAGAACGTCTGGCTGTTGACATTGCCAATACATTATATGATGTGTGTGACGAGCTTGTAAGCACAGCAAATTCTTATGCCGAGCTTGAATTAGCAGTGATCACCACATTAGGAATGGAAGTTCCATACAGCGAGTCGGAATACGGATCGTTGAAGCCAGCGGATCGTTCGCAGAAGCTTTATAATGCGGCTGAGAAACACTACCAGGACAAAAACGCGGCAATAGCGGCAAAAGCGTTGCCTGTTTTGAGTTCTATCAATGCTGAACGCGGTGCAACTATATCCGAGATTATGATTCCATTCAGCGATGGAATCCGTCAGACTGGCGTGGTTGTAGGCTTGAAAAAGGCCATTGAAAACGAAGGGAAAGAGATTACGAACGAGATGGAAAAAGCCATCGTCCTTTCGCTGATCGATCAGGAGTGGAAAGAGCATTTGCGCGAAATGGATGATCTGAAACAGTCCGTTCAGAATGCGGTGTTTGAACAAAAAGATCCATTGTTGATCTATAAATTCGAATCGGTTGAGCTGTTTAAGCGCTTCCTGAGCAAAGTGAATTTTGATATGATCTCCTTCCTGATGAAGGCAGATATTCCTCAGGAGGAGGAAGTTCCGGCAACTGCGGTTCAACAAACCGTGCGTCGTCCGGCTCCTGCGCCTGCGTTGCATACGAACCGCGAAGAGGACTTTGATGCTGAATTGGATGGCGGCCCGAGCGAGTACGCCCGCAATATGGAGTCTACAACGAAAGCGCAGCCTGTTCGCACCATTAAAATTGCAGATAGGAATCAGAAAGTGTCTGTTCAATATCGCGATGGCCGGATTTTACGCGATGTGAAATTTAAAAAAGTGGAGCAGGAGGTGAAGAACGGAGACTGTGTTGTGATCGAATAACCAGTCACAAAACATTAATAAATTGTGAAGCCCTGCCTTTCTGAATGGATTGGCAGGGCTTTTGATTGAAAGGAAATCAGTATTTATACGATATTTGTATTTTACAGCAAGTCATTAACGAAACATCACCCTGCATGAGACTGCACAAAGAAGGTTACACCATCATGGCCGTTACAGCCATTATATTGATACTGATAAACTTAGGCATATATTATATGCTGCCTGACGGTTATTGGATCCCAAGATTGGTGTTGGTTGGCAGTGTGATCGTTTTCATTCTTGTTGTTCAGTTTTTCCGAGTGCCCTCGCGTGTTGTCTATAAAAGCGACCGGCAAATTGTAGCTCCTTGTGATGGAAAAGTGGTTGTAATCGAGGAAGTGGTTGAAAGTGAATATTTTAAAGGCCCCAGGAGGCAGATCAGCATTTTTATGTCTCCATTGAATGTGCATATCAACTGGAACCCGATCAGCGGAGTAATTCAATATTTTAAATATCATCCAGGACTTTATCTTGTAGCCTGGCACCCCAAATCAAGCACGGATAATGAGCGTACAACCATTGTAATTAAAACCATTGAAGGCATCGAAATTCTTTTCCGCCAAATAGCAGGCGCCGCCGCACGCCGCATACGCTGGTATGTGAAGGAAGGCGATCAGGTGGAGCAGAGCACAGAAATGGGCTTTATCAAGTTTGGATCGCGTGTGGATATTTTCTTGCCGCTGGATGCGGAAGTAAAGGTTAATTTGCAGGACAAAACAGTCGGCAGCGTAACTGTCCTCGCGGAATTAAAATAATCGCCAGCTCAAAATTTGCTGCAGGAATCCGGGAACCGCGCTGGGGTAAACCACAGCCATGAACACAAACCCGAAAATCGCCCCAACCATGTGCGCGCTGTGGTTCACATAACTTGTTCCGCGCTTGGATTCGTAAAATGAATATCCCAAAAAGAGCAAGCCGAAGATAAACCCGGGCATACAGATAAAGAAATACAGACAAACCTGCATTAACGGAGAATAAAGGATGGCTGCAAACAGCACAGCCGAAACGCCCCCGGAAGCTCCTAGTGAATTGTATTTAGAGTTGTTCCGGTGTTTTAAAAATGTTGGAATATCGGAAACAATGATCCCGACAATGTACAGGAACAGGAAATAGATTGTTCCGCTCGGCCCGAAAAGCATACTAAAAAGCCTTTCAATCCCTTCGCCTACAAACCATAAACTCAGCATATTAAAGATCAAATGCCCAAAATCGGCATGAATGAAGCCGGATGTTACGAAACGGTAATATTCGTTGCGCTGCGTGACTTTATAGGGATTCAGGATCAGTTTTTCCATTAAACTATAATTGTTCAATGCATAATAACTGATGCCGGATGTAATGATGACGAGTATGAGGGTTATGGACATGTTCGGTTTTTAAATGTTTGAATGGCTGTTATTTTTCACGCTCAACCAATTGCTCTGCAAATTGCAGCAATGGCTGTTTTCTTTCTTCATCTATTTTCAGTGCGTGCAGGCCTGAAAGCCCTTTTGTAAAATATTCCTGGATCTTCTGTTCCGTAAATGCGCGGATGCCTAGTTCTTCATAAATGGCCGTTACGCCAGCCACTTTTTCCTGCTTGTCAAAAGTTTCCAGACCGATCCATTTGTCCAGTTCGATTTTTGAATCGTTATCTGCCTTGGACAATGCTTCAATCAATAGGAATGTCTTTTTATTGGAAATAATGTCGCCACCCACTTGCTTGCCAAACTTGTCGGGATCGCCGTAAACGTCCAGAAGATCATCTTTCAATTGAAAACCAATCCCCATATTTTCGCCGGCAGAATACAAAAGCTGAATGGATTCTTCATCAGCTCCACCGATAATTCCACCGAGTTCCAATGCAAAGCCCAGCAAAACCGATGTTTTCAGACGGATCATTCCCAGATATTCCTCTTCGGTAACGTCCCAGCGGGTTTCAAAATTCATATCCAACTGCTGACCTTCGCAAACTTCTGCCGCTGTTTTATTAAATCTTTCCAAAACACGACGCAGTTTTTCGGCCGGAATGTCCAGCAAAAGGTCATATGCCTTGATCAGCATGACATCTCCTGATAAAATCGCCGTATTTGCATTCCATTTTTCATGAACCGTCGCCTTGCCTCTTCGTAGCGGCGCCTGATCCATAATGTCGTCGTGCATTAAAGTGAAATTGTGAAAAAGCTCCACCGCCATGGCTGGTTTAATGGAATTTTCCCAATTGTCGGAATATATAGAAGCGGCAAGCAAGGTTAATAACGGACGAAAACGTTTCCCGCCAAGCGACATAATGTAGCGGATAGGCTCGTAAAGCTCAGTGGGATGTTCGCCGTAGGATTGTTTCTCAAATTCAATTTGCAGCGTTTGCAGTAATTGTTCGGGTTTAATCATTCGCAGAGTAAAAAAGATCCGTTCAGATAAATCTGACGGGTAAAATAGTAACGTTTTGATTTGATCAGATATGTATGCAAAGTAGGGAAAATTAATAACTTTGAGATTCCGCCCATCATATATTAATTCACCCGGCATGCCTTTTCATCAATATTTCAACGGAGAAATTCTTCCTATTGACAGTCCGATTTTTAAAACCAATGATCTTGGATTGCTCCGTGGTTTTGGGCTTTTTGACTATTTCAGGACCTATAATGGCGTGCCCTTCCGGTGGGACGATTACTGGCAGCGGTTTGAAAATTCAGCCAGGCTGCTGAAACTTACATTGCCCGTAACGCAACAGGAAACGGAGAAAGCACTAGCCGATCTGTATGCATTGTCGGGTGAGCGGGAAGTTGCTTTTCGCTTTGTCCTGACCGGCGGTTATTCGCCCGACAGCGTGAATGTTGTGGAGCCTAATTTTTTGATCAGGACGGAAGCATTGCCACAGGACAATCCTGCCGGCCGTTTGAAAGGCATTAAAGTTTTGCCTTATGACTATGTGCGTGACTTGCCGGAAGTAAAAACGACAAATTACGTCCATATGGTTTTAATGGCGGATGAATTGCGACGTCAGCAGGCGGCCGACCTGCTTTTTCATAAAGAAGGAGAGGTTAGTGAGCTGACGAGAAGCAATATTTTCATTTTCCAGGGCGACAAGCTCATTACTTCCGACCGCAACATTCTTAAAGGCATTACAAGAAAAGTCGTTATGGAGCTTGCGAAACCACATTTTGAAGTGCAGGTCAGGCCGGTTTTGTATAAAGAGGTGATTTTGGCGGACGAGGTTTTTACGACCAGCACTACCAAGTGGGTTATGCCCGTTGTTCAAATTGGCGACTTGCCGGTTGGCAGCGGAGAAGCCGGAAAACGGACGCTTTTCTTGCAGCAGTTATTCGAAAAGCTTGTTGCTGATTGGGGTAAATAAAAAAAGTGGCGAGCCAGATGGCTGCCACTTTCCTATTCTTGTAATAAGCTAGAATTTATTTAGGCGCATTCGGTGAATCTTTGTTTACGATGGGCCAAACGCCAGGTCTCGGAACGCTGACGCCTTTGGTCATGCCTCTTTTCATCTCGTCAGGTCCAAAATAGTAAAGCGGCCATCCTTTATAGGTAAGTTGTTTTTTTCCAAAAACATCAATGGTTGCAAACAATGCCTTGTCCACACCGGTTGGAATGCCTTTAATCTCGTCTGCAATGTAGATTGGCCAGGTTTTATCCTTCTCAGGATCATTGGTTGTCCAGTTGTTGATTCCTGATGAATCGCGTGCAAACGCATACAATGTTCTTCCCATGCCGTCCACAAAAAACTGCGTTTCTCCGGTTCCTTCCGTCAAATCGGGTTTGTAGGATTTCCCGTCATTACCAACGAGCTGCGCGTTGGCCAGCATAACCGTGTAATCCGTTTTGGCGACAAACCATATTCCATTCACATTCTCACCTTTCACTTCGCCAGCAGCTGCATCATCTTTGAAATAATACAAAGGCCATCCTTTATAAGTGGTTTGTGGTTTGCCGTCAGCACGGGTAATGTTCGCGAAATCACTGGCAGTTAAGCCACCGTCGATTTTGAGTTTACTAAGATCAGTCACAGCAAAAACCGGCCAGTTCACTTCACAATTGCCGGAGCATGCGGAGTTTCCATTAGCGTCTTTCGAAAAGAAATACAGTGTTTTGCCATCCTTATCAGTCAAAATTTTCCCCAAAGTAGCGTTGTCTTTGAGCTGAATGTCGTTGGTAACCGCCGGGATTGGATCAGGGTTCGGGTCATCGTCCGAGCAGGCTATGACGACGGACATGACGAATCCCAGGGCAAAGACCGTACGGGAAAGGTTGAAGATTTTCATCGGATTCAAATTTTTATTGTTAGAGATGAATTGGTTTGTCGTGAATACGAGCAAAGCCGTCCGATGGTTGCGTACAAAAAAAGCATAACCGTGGCTATGCTTTTCATTCAATATTATTTAGATTTTAACTCCAACCCTGGGCAGTAATCGGCACCCGGCTGTCACCTTTGGTATGCAGCACAATTTCTTCTTTATCGCCCGTGATATAGCCTATGAAGCTGATTTTGGGATTATTTTTAATCAAATCATAGGAAGCCTGTGAAACGGTGAAAAGCAATTCATAATCTTCCCCTCCGTTCATGGCCGCAGTGATCGGCCCAATGTTCAGTTCCGAAGCCGCCAGGTAAGTTTGCTCGTCAATAGGAATCCGCTCTTCAAAAACCACCGCGCCCACACCTGATTGCGCACATATGTGAAGCAGATCCGAAGCCAGTCCGTCAGAAACATCGATCATGGAAGTGGGCAGTACGCCTGCTTCCGCCAGCTCGTATATGACGTCCATACGCGCTTCCGGCCGAAGCTGGCGCTGAATTACATAATCCTTTCCTTCCAGTTCCGGCTGCATATCAGGGTTAGCCAGGAAAACCTGCTTCTCTCTTTCCAGCAACTGCAAACCCAGATAAGCGCCGCCCAAATCACCCGTAACACACAGCAGATCGTTGGGTTTTGCAGTGTTCCTGTAAGTAATTTTATCTTTATTAACCTTCCCGAAAACGCTTACAGAGATAAGCAATCCGGACCGCGACGATGATGTATCCCCGCCAACCAGGTCCACATTAAAATCCGCGCAAGCCACTTTCATTCCTTCATACAATTCATCTATCGCTTCCAATGAAAACCGGTTGCTCAATGCCAGGTTCACAGTAACTTGTCTCGGAATTCCGTTCATGGCCGCTATGTCCGAAACATTGACAGAGATGGCTTTGTAACCCAAATGTTTCAAAGGGAAAAATGTCAGATCAAAGTGCACGCCTTCCAGCAGCAGATCGGACGATAGCAAACCATATTCCTCTCCTGCATCAATGACCGCCGCATCGTCACCAATTCCCCTGATTGTATCCGGTAATATCGTTTTTATTCCGCTATTTATTCTTTTTATGAGCCCGAACTCACCCAGGCTGCTTATTTCAGTTCTTGTTTCCATGGTGCAAAATTAGCTAAAAAAAAGCGAAGCCACTTTCTGGTAGAAATGGCTTCGCTATATGATGGTTTATCTCAAAAGCATTTTAAAATGCCAGTGGATAAGATTATGGATTGCTTAATGTGTATTCGTTGATTGTTCCACCTGTTTTAGGACTGGTTTTCAGTCTGGTAAGGATCAATCTCGCGTCATCCAGTGATGTGATCGTAAATTCAATGGTTCCGCCGCTTCCGGTTGGCTGAGGAGTCAACTCTTTAAGGATCAGCTTTGAATCTCCGTCCAGTTCCCAGGTCCCGCTGAATGTGCTGCCGTCGAACTCCGTATAGGAAACCGTTTTGGTGCCCGATGCATCATTCAATGTCAGCCTGAAAGCCGAGTAAGCGGGAACAGCGTTGGTGGAACCTCCTCTGGTGTAAACAACAGTTGGCCCGTGCTTAACAGATTCCGCCGTCCAGGCCTTCGCAATGCGTTCTGAAACGGGTTTCACTTTTTTCTTACATCCGGTTGCAATCAGGGTCAGTGCCAGTATTGTACACCAAATTAAAGAGTAACTTTTTTTCATATTTCTATTGCTTGAATTTCTTTTACAGAACGCCAAGTTCTTACATTTTAGTCTTATTATCAAAATATTCATCCAAGATCATTTTTAATTTCGAACCGAAAAACCGTTATCACTAAATTGCGGGCCAAATGGCAGTAATGAAAGAATATACAAAAGCGCAGCTTGCGCTCAGAAACGGACAGGACCGGGAAGAAATCTGGTGCGCGTATAAAGGCATTATATATGATGTGGGCTCATCAAGACTTTGGCGAAACGGGCATCATTACGAACATTGGGCAGGGCAGGACCTGACCAAAGAATTGGGCGACGCGCCGCACACAGAAAAGGTTTTTGAGCGTTTCAGCGCCATCGGAAAATTGCAGTCACCGGAAAAATAATCCATGCAGAAATCATATTTAATAGCCGACAGCGGATCGACGAAGACGGATTGGGTCATTAAAAATTCATCAGGAGAACATTCGTTCCAATCGGCCGGGATCAATCCGTTTTATCAAACTGCGGAGGAAATCA
It includes:
- a CDS encoding acetyl-CoA C-acyltransferase, with the protein product MNAYIVAGYRSAVGKASRGGFRFTRPDDLGATVIKYLLEKIPGLDPARVDDVIVGNAVPEAEQGMQMGRYVALLALPKNVSGITINRYCGSGVEAIAMASAKIHAGMADCIIAGGTESMSLVPTMGWKTALNYDIAHTNPDYYLSMGLTAEQVAKDFNISREKQDEFAFSSHQKALRAQKEGWFADGIVPVTVKETYFDAASGKKKTKETVVSQDEGPRADTTLEALNKLKPVFAAGGTVTAGNSSQTSDGAAFVMVMSEKMVEELNLKPIAKMLSYATAGVDPRIMGIGPVAAIPIALKQAGLKLNDIEQIELNEAFAAQSLAVIQELDIDPEIVNPNGGAIALGHALGSTGARLSVQLFNEMERRNQKYGMVTACVGGGQGVAGIFERLN
- a CDS encoding PspC domain-containing protein produces the protein MNNNRLFRNTNSKVLGGVAAGIADYLDIDVTIVRVLFVLGVFIPVTFPIILFYIVLWIVMPDGARRPKPLEGNRYSA
- the secA gene encoding preprotein translocase subunit SecA; the protein is MFKIFSKLFGTKSERDLKELTPYVDKVNAEYVLLASLTHDDLRAQSEGLKQHIADNLKSIDDQIAVLRQQAADEPNVDSKEAIFKKIDALDLDRNKELERILLDILPKAFAIVKETARRFKENDRLEVTASFFDREVATRKSHVVIEGDKAYWNTTWDVIGQPIKWNMLHYDVQLIGGVVLHQGKISEMATGEGKTLVATLPAFLNALAGNGVHIVTVNDYLAKRDAEWNAPLFEFHGMSVDCIDRHQPNTIARRNAYKASLTYGTNNEFGFDYLRDNMSRTPEELVQRKHHFAMVDEVDSVLIDDARTPLIISGPVPRGDEQEYLELKPRVSRIVEAQKKLAMDFLNDARKKIAAGDKKEGALSLFRAHRGMPKYKPLIKYLSESGIKALMQESESIYLAENQKLMPVADEPLYFTIDERHNSIELTEKGIDFLTGESEETNFFILPDIAVDLDAIEKDASLNEQERIIRKEALIRDYSVKTARIHTVNQLLKAFTLFEKDVEYVIMDGKVKIVDEQTGRIMDGRRYSDGLHQAIEAKENVRVEDATQTYATVTLQNYFRMYHKLAGMTGTAETEAGEFWEIYKLDVVSIPTNVNAVRKDHEDKVYRSVREKYNAVTDEIVELVEAGRPVLVGTTSVENSEIISRMLTLRKIQHQVLNAKQHQREAEVVTEAGKPGTVTIATNMAGRGTDIKLTPEAKKSGGLAIIGTERHESRRVDRQLRGRSGRQGDPGSSQFFVSLEDNLMRLFGSDRMAKVMDRMGLEEGEVIQSGMITKSIERAQKKVEENNFGMRKRLLEYDDVMNYQRDAIYTRRRNALFGERLAVDIANTLYDVCDELVSTANSYAELELAVITTLGMEVPYSESEYGSLKPADRSQKLYNAAEKHYQDKNAAIAAKALPVLSSINAERGATISEIMIPFSDGIRQTGVVVGLKKAIENEGKEITNEMEKAIVLSLIDQEWKEHLREMDDLKQSVQNAVFEQKDPLLIYKFESVELFKRFLSKVNFDMISFLMKADIPQEEEVPATAVQQTVRRPAPAPALHTNREEDFDAELDGGPSEYARNMESTTKAQPVRTIKIADRNQKVSVQYRDGRILRDVKFKKVEQEVKNGDCVVIE
- a CDS encoding phosphatidylserine decarboxylase family protein; translation: MRLHKEGYTIMAVTAIILILINLGIYYMLPDGYWIPRLVLVGSVIVFILVVQFFRVPSRVVYKSDRQIVAPCDGKVVVIEEVVESEYFKGPRRQISIFMSPLNVHINWNPISGVIQYFKYHPGLYLVAWHPKSSTDNERTTIVIKTIEGIEILFRQIAGAAARRIRWYVKEGDQVEQSTEMGFIKFGSRVDIFLPLDAEVKVNLQDKTVGSVTVLAELK
- a CDS encoding rhomboid family intramembrane serine protease, which encodes MSITLILVIITSGISYYALNNYSLMEKLILNPYKVTQRNEYYRFVTSGFIHADFGHLIFNMLSLWFVGEGIERLFSMLFGPSGTIYFLFLYIVGIIVSDIPTFLKHRNNSKYNSLGASGGVSAVLFAAILYSPLMQVCLYFFICMPGFIFGLLFLGYSFYESKRGTSYVNHSAHMVGAIFGFVFMAVVYPSAVPGFLQQILSWRLF
- a CDS encoding polyprenyl synthetase family protein, with product MKPEQLLQTLQIEFEKQSYGEHPTELYEPIRYIMSLGGKRFRPLLTLLAASIYSDNWENSIKPAMAVELFHNFTLMHDDIMDQAPLRRGKATVHEKWNANTAILSGDVMLIKAYDLLLDIPAEKLRRVLERFNKTAAEVCEGQQLDMNFETRWDVTEEEYLGMIRLKTSVLLGFALELGGIIGGADEESIQLLYSAGENMGIGFQLKDDLLDVYGDPDKFGKQVGGDIISNKKTFLLIEALSKADNDSKIELDKWIGLETFDKQEKVAGVTAIYEELGIRAFTEQKIQEYFTKGLSGLHALKIDEERKQPLLQFAEQLVEREK
- a CDS encoding aminotransferase class IV, whose translation is MPFHQYFNGEILPIDSPIFKTNDLGLLRGFGLFDYFRTYNGVPFRWDDYWQRFENSARLLKLTLPVTQQETEKALADLYALSGEREVAFRFVLTGGYSPDSVNVVEPNFLIRTEALPQDNPAGRLKGIKVLPYDYVRDLPEVKTTNYVHMVLMADELRRQQAADLLFHKEGEVSELTRSNIFIFQGDKLITSDRNILKGITRKVVMELAKPHFEVQVRPVLYKEVILADEVFTTSTTKWVMPVVQIGDLPVGSGEAGKRTLFLQQLFEKLVADWGK
- the thiL gene encoding thiamine-phosphate kinase; protein product: METRTEISSLGEFGLIKRINSGIKTILPDTIRGIGDDAAVIDAGEEYGLLSSDLLLEGVHFDLTFFPLKHLGYKAISVNVSDIAAMNGIPRQVTVNLALSNRFSLEAIDELYEGMKVACADFNVDLVGGDTSSSRSGLLISVSVFGKVNKDKITYRNTAKPNDLLCVTGDLGGAYLGLQLLEREKQVFLANPDMQPELEGKDYVIQRQLRPEARMDVIYELAEAGVLPTSMIDVSDGLASDLLHICAQSGVGAVVFEERIPIDEQTYLAASELNIGPITAAMNGGEDYELLFTVSQASYDLIKNNPKISFIGYITGDKEEIVLHTKGDSRVPITAQGWS
- a CDS encoding lipocalin family protein, with the protein product MKKSYSLIWCTILALTLIATGCKKKVKPVSERIAKAWTAESVKHGPTVVYTRGGSTNAVPAYSAFRLTLNDASGTKTVSYTEFDGSTFSGTWELDGDSKLILKELTPQPTGSGGTIEFTITSLDDARLILTRLKTSPKTGGTINEYTLSNP
- a CDS encoding cytochrome b5 domain-containing protein encodes the protein MKEYTKAQLALRNGQDREEIWCAYKGIIYDVGSSRLWRNGHHYEHWAGQDLTKELGDAPHTEKVFERFSAIGKLQSPEK